Genomic DNA from Gemmatimonadota bacterium:
CGGCGCACGCGCCTGGAGCGCGTACGCCGCACCCAGTCCCACGAGACCGCCTCCGACGATGACGACCTTCACCCGCAGAGCACACTTCCGCCATTCACGTTCACGATTTCTCCCGTGACGTGACGGGCGCCATCGAAGCACAGGCTCACAATCGGAAATGCGATATCGTCAGCGGAGGCCACCCGCCCCACAGGGATCCCCTTCGCAATCCGCTCCTTACCACCATTCGCAAAGGGCTCGGCGCACATCTCGGTGTCCACCCAACCCGGAGCAATGCTGTTCACGGTGATGCCGAGCCCTGCAACCTCAACGGCAAGTGATTTGACAAACGAGATCATCGCTCCCTTCGAGGTTCCGTAGTCGGCGTGCATCGCCTCCCCGCGCTGTCCCGCCGTGGAGCTCACCAGCACGAGACGCCCGCCACGCTTCCCCGCCGTCATCGCTCGCACCGCGGCGCGCGACACATAGAACGTTGCGTCTACATTCTCACGCATCGTGCGCGCCCACCGCTCGTCGCTCAGCGCGCTGACCGGCACTTCCTCTACTGGCCAGATCCCCGCGGAGTGCACAACAATGTCGACGCGCCCGAATGCCGCAGTAGCCGCCGCGATGAGCGAGTCCGCGCCCGCAGCCGTTCCAAGATCGCTCGCATACGAGACGGCCTTCACGCCTGCCGCTTGGCAGTGCGCGGCCATCGCATCCGCATCGGCCGACCGGGAGTGATAGCCGATGCACACATCGGCGCCGGCGGCGGCCAGCAAGCGCGTCACCGCGCCGCCGATACCACGCGATCCACCGGTGATGACCGCGCTTTTGCCGGCCAGCGAAAATGGATTCGTCATACCGTCCCCTCTGCCAAGGCTGTTTCGTTGTCGATCAGATCACAGATCGCGTGCGAGATGCACAGCTGTATTTCCTGTGCCCGGTCCGTACGCTCCACCGGCACCACCACGCAATGGTCAACGACCGCTGCGAGCGGGCCACCGCCTTTCGCCGACAACGCGAGCGTGTGCGCGCCCTTCGCCCGCGCGGCTGCCGCCGCGCGCAGCAAGTTCGGAGACTTCCCCGACGTCGTGTGCAGAATCAACAGGTCACCCGGCCGGCAGAGCGCCTCCACCTGAAGCGCACGGTGTACTCCGTGGCCATATGCTGTGCATCGGCCGCACTTCCGCCGTTGCCGCAGAAAAAGAGCGTTCCTCCGCCCTGCACAGTTGCCCGCACGAGACCCGCCGCTTTTTCAATCGATGGGCCCAGCGATTCCGCCGCGAGGGCGGCCGCCGAGGAAAGCTCCCGCAGGTGCGCCGTCAGGTCAGCCGCCATTCGCACTCCTCGCCAGATTGCCAATACGCATCGCCGCCGCCTGCGCACGGGCTGCGATCGTCTGTGGTTCGTCCGCCGCAGCCTCAAAGGCATAGGTCACGCATGCATCGGCCGCGAGTAGCGACAGCGCGCTCGCGCGCGACGACGCATCACCCTCCAGCACCTGCCGCAACAGGGCTTCACCTGCCGCCACGAGCGCTTCCGCGCGCGGCAACGCGTCCCACTCGGGGTGCTGACGGAACGTGTCACACATGCACCGCACCAGCGCCTCCGGCGCCGCCGGAGACCGCTCAGCGATCCACTCGGCGTGCGCCACTCCGCTCACTCCAATCCCGCCAGCGCGCTCCGGATCACAGCTGCCGCCGCGGCAAGCGCCGCAGGAATCGCATCCGCCGCTACTCCGGCCTGCGCCATGTGCGGCTTGCCGCCGCCACGGGCATTAATCTTGGCGCCAATCTCCTTCACGAGATCGCCCGCAGACACGCCCTTTTCGCGCAGCGCATCGCCGACCACCACGAGGAGCGTGCCCTTTCCATCCTCAAACGCAGCACCCAGTGCGCCAACGCCGGCGGGCATCGCCTCGCGCAGTGCGTCCCCCATCGCTTGCAGTTCCTTCACGTCAGCGGCGACAACCGAGCGCGCCTGCAGCTTGTAGTTGCCCACACTCTCCGCATCGTCCGCACCGCTCGCCGCCGCGCCACCGCCGCGCCGCAGCTCGGCGATCTGCTTTTCCATCACTTTTCGTTCGGCGAGCATCTGATCGATTTTCTTCTCGAGCACTTCGGGGCCAGATGCGTGCAGATTCACCTTCAGCCGCTCACCGAGTGATTCCAGCGCGCGCTCCTTGGCGCGCACCATCGCGAACGCCTTGGGGCCAGTCACCGCAACAATACGCCGCACACCCGCAGACACACCGTTCTCCGACATGACGCGGAACATCAAAATCTGCCCGGTATTCCGCACGTGGCACCCGCCGCACAGTTCGGTCGAACGCAGGTGAATGTCCACCACGCGCACCACGTCGCCGTACTTCTCACCAAAGAGCGCCATCGCGCCACCAGCCACGGCCTCGGCATACGCTTTCTCCGTAATCCGAACATCCGTGTTCTGCCAGATCCCCTCGTTCACCGTTTTCTCCACACGCTCCAACTGCTTCGCCGTCAGCGGTCCGTGATGCGTGAAGTCAAAGCGCAAACGATCGGGCTCCACCACCGAACCGGCCTGATGCACGTGATCGCCGAGCACTCGACGCAACGCCGCGTGCAAGAGATGGGTCGCGGTGTGATTGCGTTCGGTGTCGCGGCGCGGAGCAGGCGCCACCTTGGCGACGGCGTAGTCGAAGTCCACCGTGCCGGTGAGTTCGCCCATCGCCGCAATGCGACCGTCTACCTTGCGCACGTCGTCCACCGCCACGCGCCATCCGTTACCCACGATCTCGCCCTTATCACCCACCTGTCCGCCCGACTCAGCGTAAAACGGGCTCTCGCTCAGGATCATCGCCACGCGGCCGCCATCCAAATGCCGCATCGCCGCCACCTGCGTTTCGCACTCAGTCGCCTCGTACCCCACGAAACGCTGCGACATACCCGCGACGCTCGATCGTTTCCACTTCGCAATGTCGGCGAGATCATCCGCCACGACCGCGATCTTCTTGCTCTTGCGCTCGTCCTGACTCTGCTTGCGCTGCGCATTGAGCGCAGACTCAAAGCCGGCAATGTCAATCACGTAGCCGCGCTCGCGCGCGATCAACTCCGTCAGATCGATCGGAAAGCCAAACGTGTCGTACAGACGGAAGACATCCTCACCCTCGATCGTCCGACGCAACGTCTTGCTGCCGCCCGCCGTGAGCGGCGGCGCAATTTCGTCAAAGCGCTGCATGCCGCCACCGATGGTGGCCAAGAAACGCTCTTCTTCCGCGCGCGTAGTCTGGATGATGTGCTTGTGGCGTACGTGGAGCTCGGGGAACACGTCGCGCATCATGCCAATCACCTTCTCCACAACCAGTTCAAGCGTGGGCTCGCGACGCCCGAGCAGCCACGCGTGTCGCACCGCGCGCCGCAGAATACGCCGCAGCACGTAACCGGAACCGTCGTTGGACGGGAACACGCCATCGGCGAGCAGGAACGCCACTGCGCGCGCGTGGTCCGCAATCACGCGATAGCTCGCCGACTCTTCGTTGGCGTACACGTACGGACGCCCCACCACCTGCGCCACCGTCTCAATGAGCGGCGTAAACAAGTCACCGTGGAAATTGTTCGAAACGCCCTGCATCACCGCCGCAATGCGCTCGAGCCCCGCTCCCGTATCGACCGACGGGCGCGGCAACGGCACCATCGTGCCATCCGGCTGCCGGTCAAACTGCATGAACACCAGATTCCAAATTTCGAGGAAGCGGCCGGCCTCAGCCCCTTCGACGAATGCCTCCTGCGAATAATTCGGAAGATCCGTGCGCGTCCAATCGCCGGTAGCATCCGCAGGGAATTGAAAATCCTTGGCAAGGTGCGCGAGATCGACGTAAATCTCCGAACAGGGACCACATGGCCCCGTGTCCGCCATCTGCCAGAAGTTGTCTTTGTGGCCGAGTCCGTAGATACGGCTCTCCGGCAACCCGGTGATCTCCTTCCAGAGCTGACGCGCTTCGTCGTCCTCGTAAAACACCGTGGCGTACAAATGCTCGGCCGGAAGCTTCAACTCCTTGGTGACAAACTCCCACGCGAAGGTGATCGCATCGCGTTTGAAGTAGTCGCCAAAGGAGAAGTTGCCCAACATCTCGAAAAACGTGTGGTGGCGCGCCGTGTGCCCCACTTGCTCGAGATCGTTGTGCTTCCCGCCCGCGCGGACGCACTTCTGGCTGGTGGTGGCGCGCCGGTTGCCATCGGGCGGCTCTTCCATCCCCAAAAAGACTTTCTTGAACTGGACCATGCCCGCGTTGGTAAACAGCAACGTCGGGTCCTCGGCCGGGACGAGGGACGATGACTCACGGATCGCGTGCTGTTGGCGCGCGAAATAGTCCAGAAAACGGCGGCGGATTTCGGCTGATTGCATACGGACCGAAATCTAATGATGGCAGACGCTTACGAGGAGTGGGGCGCTGCTAAAACGCGCCGTCAGTACCCGCGCCCCGGGAGCAGTTCCTGCAACGCCGTTCGCACCGACGCGCCGTCGAATCCCCGCCGCAACAAAAATGCGGTCAGCCGACGCCGCTGCACCGCCGGTTCCAGCTTGCTCAACGACTGCAGCCTACGAGCCGCCAGACGCCGCACCTGCCCGAGTACATCGACTTCCTCTTCCTCCAACACACTCGCCACCGCGCGCTCCGCTTCCCCGCGAGACACCCCGCGCCGCGACAACTCCGCCCGCACCCGCATCGCCCCCTGCCCCCGTCCAACCAGACGGCTCAGTGCAAAACCACGCGCAAAAGCGAGATCGTCCACCAACCCAATCGCCGCCAATCGGTCGATCACGTCATCCACCACGGCACGCGGGATCTCCTTACGAGCCAACGACCGCCGGAGCTCCATCGCGCTGTGCGACCGTCGAGCGAGTGCGGTAAGGGCGCGGTCGAGTGCGTGGACTCGCAATGCCCCCTCAGCGACCTGCAGCGCCAGCTCCGGCGTGTACGGCACGCCAGCGCGCAGTTTGAGCTCAAGAATCAACGCGGCGTCAACCACCACCGGCGGGGCGCCCTCCGTCACCACCAACGGCTCGCCATCGACCTGTACGTGGTACCGGTCGGCCTTTCGAAGATGTGGCGTAAGCGCTGTAATGGTAGGCATTTAGGTATAAAAATGAACCGGGTGGAGAGCCAGGACGATTTGGAGGATTCCGGGCCTCCGCCACGATCCAAGCTCATCCACCCGGCCCAATTTCATTCGGCTCGAGCAGTCTCAGTGTATGCCGACGGTCAGTCTTCCACCACCTCGGCTTCCACAACGGCTTTGTTAATCCCCAACACCGTCTTGACCTTCTCTTCAATCTCCAACATCACTGCCGGGTTGTCGCGCAGGAACATCTTGGCATTCTCACGCCCCTGCCCAATGCGCTGGTCGCCGTAGCTATACCACGCGCCCGACTTATCGATAATCCCACTCTCGGCGCCGATATCCACCAACAGCGACGTGTGCGAAATCCCCTCGGCGTACATAATATCGAACTCCGCCTGCTTGAACGGCGGCGCAATCTTGTTTTTGACAACCTTCACGCGCACGTGTGAACCGATGACGTCTTCCTTCTCCTTCACCGGTCCGATACGACGGATATCCAACCGCAACGAGGCGTAGAACTTGAGCGCCTTGCCGCCCGTCGTCGTTTCCGGATTGCCGAACATGACGCCGATCTTTTCGCGCAACTGATTGATGAACACCACCGACGTCTTGGACCGGGCAATAGCGCCCGTCAGCTTGCGCAGCGCCTGACTCATCAATCGCGCCTGCAATCCCATGTGCGAATCGCCCATCTCCCCCTCGATTTCGGCCTTCGGAACCAGCGCCGCCACCGAGTCAATCACAATCACATCCACCGCGCCAGAGCGAACCAGGATCTCGCAAATCTCGAGCGCCTGCTCACCAGTATCCGGCTGCGACACCAACAACTTCTCGACATCCACGCCCAACTTTGCCGCGTACTCCGTGTCGAGCGCATGCTCAGCGTCAATGAACGCCGCCGTACCACCTGCCTTCTGCGCATTCGCCACAACGTGCAAGCACAACGTGGTCTTGCCCGAACTTTCCGGTCCGTAAATCTCCGTGATGCGCCCGCGCGGAATCCCACCCGCACCGATGGCCGCATCAAGATTGATCGCGCCTGTCGGAATTACTTCAACACGTACCTTCGGTGCATCTGGCCCCATCTTCATGATGGCGCCACGGCCGTACGACTTCTCGATCTGCGCGATCGCGAGATTGAGCGCTTTCTTTTTTTCGTCGTTCGCAGCTGGTGAAGCCATCGGTGCCTCGAAAGTACTGGGGCGTGTCGCCCGTGAAAGGAATCTACCATCGGTCAGGAGGGGGGCTATCCCCGAAGGAAAAGCGAACCTCCAAGTGGGGATGATACCGAACAGAAGGCGAAGAGGCAATAGGGGGCGAGCATCCGGTCATCCGATTTTCACATCCCCTCAAAACCTCACAAACAAACGTTTCGACATTCCCCTTATTGCTCCGTAAAGCTTTTCATTACAACATCTTACATTCGACTGTTTCGTTTCTGCACGCCGACTTCACCATTCGATGTTCGCTCGCGGGATGGGCGCAGCCATCCAGATCTTGGCCAGAACGCCTGCCTACGCCGCCCGAAATGCCGACGGAACGTGCCGAACATAGACCCGCTCCCCCTGCACCAGCACCCCAAAGACATCAAATCGGTACGCTTCCCCTTCACGACCGTGACGGTCAATCCACGTTTGCGCCGACTTCTGTAACTCACGCTGCTTCCGATGATGCACAGCCTCAACGGGATCGCCAAAGTCATCGCCATGACGCGCCTTCACTTCAACAAACACCACAAGCCCCTCGCGCTCGATCACCAGATCAATGTCCCGACGCCCTGATCGGAAACGGCGCGCCAACACCCGCCAACCGGCACGCTCAAGCCAGCGCGCCGCAACGCGCTCGCCAAGTTCACCAAAGGCATTCGATGTTTTTGTCATGGGCGCACACTACCACCACCCACCTGTCGCCCCGTCATCATCTCACCGCTCGGCGCATCATTCCAATCCGCGCACCGCTCAGTCGGTGAGGATAAACTCCGTGACCGCCGCAATCACGGCCGGCGCCTTGAGCATCCGCCGATGTCCACCCGCGTCCAGCTCAAGCAAGCGCGCATTCCGATACGCCGCCGCCGTCGCCCGAGCATCCACCACCGGCACCTCACGGTCTTCGGGATCGTGTACCACGAGCACCGGGAGCGATTGAGTGCGCGCGATCTCCCGCAACGATGGCGTGTCGTGCGTCAAACCGAGCCGGCGAAGCATCTCCGCGTGAAACGCCTGCGAAGAACGTGGCCCCGCCCCCACCATGTGGAGATAGCGATCGCGAACGTCCGTAAAGTGAGAAGGACTCCCGAGGATGATCGCTTTGCCGAGTTGGAGACCATCGCCGAGCGCGAGGGTGAGGGCCGCGCCGCCCATGGAGTGGCCGACAGCCGCGCGAAAGGGACCGACCGCACACTGGACGTCGCACAGCGCGCGCGCAAAGTGGTACGGGCCGGCATTCCGCCCTGGTGAGGCGCCGTGAGCAGGGCCATCAAGCGCGAGCACCCGCACCCCTGCTGCCGTGAGTGGCGCCACGAAATAGCCCAACTGGGCGCCGCGCCCCTCCCACCCATGGAGCAACACCACTGGCGCACCCGACTCGGGGCCCCACTCGGTGAGGTGATAGCCGGCAATCCAACGATCCCGTCCCGTGGCTGACAACTCCTCTTCCCACGCCGGCGTGCGATGACGACCCGGTGTGGTGAAGAAACGCGCGAGCACGCGGCCGCCAAGCCACGGACTCACGCGTTCGAGCATCCAGAGAAACGCCCGGAACCACGGCGGCATCACGCGGGCGACCGGAGGACGCGTGCGTTCGGCAGCAACGGCGTTCCTCACGCCGCGATCGGCTTCTCCCCGGCAATCCGGTCAAGATCATCAAGCCCCACCAACACATCGCGCGGCTTCGAACCGTCCGGCGGTCCAAGGATCCCCGCGAGGTGGAGCTGGTCAATGATGCGCGCGGCACGTCCATACCCAACCTTGAGGCGCCTCTGAAGCAATGAGGTGGAGCCGCCCTGGTTATGCACGCACACCTCGGCGGCCTCGCGGAACAGCTTGTCGCGATCCGAATCGTCCTCCGCCCCTTCCTGACCGCCACTCGCTTCGAGCGCCTCCTGCTGGCGCACCTTCTCGAGCACGTTGTCTTCGCCCTTGGTCTCGTCAATGTGGAACAGCCCCTGCGCTTCCATGGCGGCCTTCCGCGCCTCGCGACGATCCGAGTACCACTTCATCAGCCGTTCGGTGTCATCGTTCGGCAGATAAGCACCCTGCAAACGCGCCGGCTCACTCTTCCCCGGCGGAATAAAGAGCATGTCGCCGTTGCCAAGCAGCGACTCGGCGCCCATACCGTCGAGAATGGTGCGCGAGTCAATCTGCGAGGCCACACGGAACGCAATGCGGCTCGGGAAGTTTGCCTTGATGAGGCCGGTAATCACATTCACACTCGGACGCTGCGTCGCGAGAATGAGGTGAATGCCAATGGCACGCGCCTTCTGCGCGAGCATCGCCAGCGGCGTCTCCACTTCGGCGGCGCACGTCATCATGAGGTCGGCGAGCTCGTCGATCACCACGACGATGTACGGCAGCACACCGCGCTTGTACTCCCGATCCTCGAACGCCACATTCGCGTCCTTCGGCTTGAGGAGGGGTGCACCGTCGCGAACCTTTTGATTGAAGTCCTGAATGTTGCGCGCGCCATTGGCGGCGAGCAGTTGATACCGTTCCTGCATCTCGAGCACCGCCCACTTGAGCAACGCGGCGGCATCCCGATTATCGGTGACGACCTTGTGCCGTTGATGCGGCAACACGTTGTACACCGAGAGCTCGACCATCTTCGGGTCGACCATCAGGAAGCGCAGCGTCTTGGGCGTGTGCCGGTAAATCAGACTCGTAATGATGGTGTTCACGCACACGGACTTCCCGCTGCCAGTGGCGCCAGCGATCAGCAAGTGTGGCATCTTCGCGAGATCGGCGATCACCGGACGTCCTTCAAGATCGCGACCAAGCGCAATCGGCAACGCACGAGGCGTCAGTTCGTAGTCGCGATTCTCGATCATTTCGCGGAAGCCCACCATCTCCGCCACCGGATTGGGCACCTCAACACCGACGGCGCCCTTGCCCGGAATCGGCGCCACAATACGAATGCTCGGCGCACGCATCGCGAGCGCCAAATCGTTCGCGAGGTTCGCGAACTGCCGCACCTTCACACCAGGACTCGGTTCGATTTCAAACTGCGTCACCGTGGGGCCCGTCGTACGGCCCGTGAGGGTGCCGTCGACTTTGAACGTGCGCAGGGCGTCCATCAACTTCTGCCCCATCGCGTCGAGATGCGCTTTCCCGGCGTCGGTGTTCTTGGGCGGGTGCGCCGTGAGCAGTTCGGGAGAGGGCAGTTCGTCGGCGAGGAGATCCGCCGGATCGGCGCCAGCGTTGATCGCGGCCGCGACTTCGGCGGCGTGATCGGCGGCCTTCTCCGTCTTCGTTTGTTTCTTCTTGGAGCCGCGGGTTTTTGCCGCAGCGGCTTCCGGCGCTTCGGCGTCGGCCAGTTCTTCTTCGGCTTCGACCGTCGCGCTCCCGGCCGCTTCTTCCATGAGCGACAAGTCCATCGTCGGCATTTCGGCTGCGTCAGGCTCGAGCGCCTCGGCCTTCGTGAGTGCCGCAGCCGTCAACGCCACCGCACCTGCCACCTCGCCCTGGGGAGCGGCCGCGTCAGCGCGCGCGACTTTCTTGCCACCACCAATCACGAGCCGCAACGGATTCCACGCCAGCGTCCCCGCCATGAGTGCGCAGGAGAGAATCGCGACGCCCACCCAGGCCCCGCCGAGTCCAATGGCTTTGACGAGGTAGAACGCGACGAACGATCCCACGAGACCCGCATACGGGTCCACATTCGACGCGTCCACGGTGGCACCGCGAGCGAGCGCAGCGGCCACCGGCACGATCGCCGCCAGCCCGATGGTGAAGAACAGCCAGCGCTTGTCGTCGCTCTCTTCGATGCGGCCGAGCAGGCGGAGGGCGTGCACGGCAGGAATGAACGGGACGATCACGGCACAGAGCGCGCCGAGTGTGAGCAGAATGGAGGAGCGCAGGCAGGCGCCGACCGGCCCGAAGATGGTCGCGGCATCCGAGCATGATTGTCCGTCGGATGCACCGCCGGCGAGCAGCGAGCCTGCAATGAAGACGGCCGCGAGGAGGAGCGCGATGCCGCCGATTTCACGTTTCAGATGTGTACGCCGCGCGATCTGCTGCACTTCCGCCGACGTCGGTGCGGATTCGGATCCGGCACCTGCATCAGAACCGTCGGCAGCGCGTTTGCGCCGGCGCGGCTTCGGTGCGGCATCCAGCGTTTCGAGCAACAGGGCGTCAGAGCGCGACGAGCTCTCGTCCGACGAGATGCGGGACGACGGGGTGCGCGTCGAGCGCGCGGCACGCCGCGAGGTCGCGGGCGAATCCGAGTCGTCTGAGCGTTCGTCCGTGGTCGGCGTGTTGGAAGAGCCGCGCGAGCTTTTCGTCATACGGTTTCTCGATATGCAGCGCGGAACGCGCCGCGTCGTTCAGTTGCACCCGTCCGCGGCCGGGGAGACGGTAGAGCGCCAGACGCACAAAGCGCCCCGCACACGCCGTATCCTCGAGTGAGAAGCGCCCTTCGCTTCCCGCACAGACGAGGGCAACGTCCAACTCCCGCCGGAGTGCGGAGCGCACGACGGCGAGTATCTCCGAGAAGTTGACGTATGACCCCGTATAGACGTCACGGGCTCGCGACTGAGCCGCCATCAGCGCCGCGGTGCCATTGGTGGTGGTCAGCACAATCCGCTGGCCGCCCACTCGGCGACGGGAAAACTCCCGCGGCGAATTCCCCAAGGAAAAGCCACGCGGCGGCACCCCCTGGCGCTCGCCGGCGAGCAGCGTGTCCGCCCCGCCCCGCCTCGCGAGCTCGCGCGCCTCGGCCACGGTTCGGGCGGGCACCACGCTGACGGCGCCATGGTGGAGCGCCGTGGCAATAGAAGTGGTGGCACGCAACACATCAATGACCACCGCCACATCAGCACGGCCGATGCCCACGGCCTGCTCATACACGGAGAACTGCGACATCACCGATCGCCGACTGTGAGCGCCGCGACCGGTGCGCCCTTACGCATCCTTGAGCAGGTACGCCCCTTCCTGCTCGAGGAACTTCGTGTGGACCGCACCTTCCACAAAGTGCGGGTCTTCCATCACGCGCCCGAGGAACGGGATGGTGGTGGAGACACCCTGCACGATGAACGTATCGAGCGCCACGCGCATTTTAGCGAGCGCCTCGCCACGGTCACGACCGTGGCAGATGAGCTTGGCGATCATCGAGTCGTAGAACGGCGGCACCGTGTAGCCCGCGTACGCGTGGGTATCGATGCGGACACCGTTACCCCCCGGCGGATGGAACACGTCGATCTTCCCGGGCGAGGGTTGGAAGTTGCGGTTCGGATCTTCCGCGTTGATCCGGCACTCAATGACGTGACCGCGCATCTCCGGCGTCGCCGTGATCGACAACGGCTCTCCCGCCGCCACGCGAATCTGTTCCTTCACCAGATCCACACCCGTGATCATCTCGGTCACGGGATGTTCGACCTGAATGCGGGTGTTCATTTCCATGAAGTAGTACGAGCCATCTTCGTCGAGCAGCATCTCAATCGTGCCCGCTCCCACGTAGTTGATGGACTTCGCACCCTTCACCGCCGCATCCCCCATCATTTTGCGCAGTTCTGGGGTCATGGCCGGGCTCGGCGATTCTTCAATGAGCTTCTGGTGACGGCGCTGCACCGAGCAGTCGCGCTCACCCAGATGAATCACATTGCCGTGAGAGTCGCCCAGGATCTGGAACTCGATGTGCCGCGGACGCTCGAGATATTTCTCGACGTACACCGACCCGTTGCCAAAGGCCGAGAGCGCCTCGGATCGTGCGAGCTGAAAGCTGCGCGCGAAGTCGTCCGCATCGCGAGCGACGCGCATGCCCTTTCCGCCGCCACCCGCGGCGGCTTTGATGATCACCGGAAAGCCGATCGACTCCGCAAAGCCAAGCGCTTCGTCCACATCTTCGACGGGACCCGGCGAACCCGGCACTACCGGCACGCCGTTGGCGATCATCGTCGCGCGCGCGGCGGCTTTATCGCCCATCGTACGGATCTGCGACGGCGTCGGCCCAATGAACGTGATCTTGCTCGCCGCGCAGGTCTCCGCGAACTCCGCATTCTCCGCGAGGAAGCCGTAGCCCGGGTGAATGGCGTCGGCTCCGGTAATTTCCGCCGCCGCAATAAGCCGTGGAATTCGCAGGTAGCTATCACGCGCCGGCGCGGGGCCAATACAGACGTCATCATCGGCGAAGCGCACGTGCAAGGATTCGCGGTCCGCCTCGGAGTACACCGCCACGGTCTCCACACCCATCTCTCGACAGGCGCGAATCACGCGCAGCGCAATCTCTCCTCGGTTCGCGATCAGAACTTTTCTAAACATGAGCGGTCAGTGTCGGACAAAGGGCGAGCGGGACGAGATGCGGCATCAGCCGGCCACATCCTGGCTGAACGAGTCCCACGTCGTATCGCTCGAACCGGCAATCCCCTGCACCTTGAGTGCGAACTCGCTGGGATTGG
This window encodes:
- a CDS encoding DNA translocase FtsK 4TM domain-containing protein — protein: MQQIARRTHLKREIGGIALLLAAVFIAGSLLAGGASDGQSCSDAATIFGPVGACLRSSILLTLGALCAVIVPFIPAVHALRLLGRIEESDDKRWLFFTIGLAAIVPVAAALARGATVDASNVDPYAGLVGSFVAFYLVKAIGLGGAWVGVAILSCALMAGTLAWNPLRLVIGGGKKVARADAAAPQGEVAGAVALTAAALTKAEALEPDAAEMPTMDLSLMEEAAGSATVEAEEELADAEAPEAAAAKTRGSKKKQTKTEKAADHAAEVAAAINAGADPADLLADELPSPELLTAHPPKNTDAGKAHLDAMGQKLMDALRTFKVDGTLTGRTTGPTVTQFEIEPSPGVKVRQFANLANDLALAMRAPSIRIVAPIPGKGAVGVEVPNPVAEMVGFREMIENRDYELTPRALPIALGRDLEGRPVIADLAKMPHLLIAGATGSGKSVCVNTIITSLIYRHTPKTLRFLMVDPKMVELSVYNVLPHQRHKVVTDNRDAAALLKWAVLEMQERYQLLAANGARNIQDFNQKVRDGAPLLKPKDANVAFEDREYKRGVLPYIVVVIDELADLMMTCAAEVETPLAMLAQKARAIGIHLILATQRPSVNVITGLIKANFPSRIAFRVASQIDSRTILDGMGAESLLGNGDMLFIPPGKSEPARLQGAYLPNDDTERLMKWYSDRREARKAAMEAQGLFHIDETKGEDNVLEKVRQQEALEASGGQEGAEDDSDRDKLFREAAEVCVHNQGGSTSLLQRRLKVGYGRAARIIDQLHLAGILGPPDGSKPRDVLVGLDDLDRIAGEKPIAA
- a CDS encoding 2-phosphosulfolactate phosphatase; translated protein: MSQFSVYEQAVGIGRADVAVVIDVLRATTSIATALHHGAVSVVPARTVAEARELARRGGADTLLAGERQGVPPRGFSLGNSPREFSRRRVGGQRIVLTTTNGTAALMAAQSRARDVYTGSYVNFSEILAVVRSALRRELDVALVCAGSEGRFSLEDTACAGRFVRLALYRLPGRGRVQLNDAARSALHIEKPYDEKLARLFQHADHGRTLRRLGFARDLAACRALDAHPVVPHLVGRELVAL
- the accC gene encoding acetyl-CoA carboxylase biotin carboxylase subunit, encoding MFRKVLIANRGEIALRVIRACREMGVETVAVYSEADRESLHVRFADDDVCIGPAPARDSYLRIPRLIAAAEITGADAIHPGYGFLAENAEFAETCAASKITFIGPTPSQIRTMGDKAAARATMIANGVPVVPGSPGPVEDVDEALGFAESIGFPVIIKAAAGGGGKGMRVARDADDFARSFQLARSEALSAFGNGSVYVEKYLERPRHIEFQILGDSHGNVIHLGERDCSVQRRHQKLIEESPSPAMTPELRKMMGDAAVKGAKSINYVGAGTIEMLLDEDGSYYFMEMNTRIQVEHPVTEMITGVDLVKEQIRVAAGEPLSITATPEMRGHVIECRINAEDPNRNFQPSPGKIDVFHPPGGNGVRIDTHAYAGYTVPPFYDSMIAKLICHGRDRGEALAKMRVALDTFIVQGVSTTIPFLGRVMEDPHFVEGAVHTKFLEQEGAYLLKDA